taaaaactatagtaGCAAGAGAGAATTTTAGTGATGGTAGAAGAATATGAATGGTTCGTATAGTTTTAGCATGCATAAATTAGCCCAAGAATTCCAAACAATCaaaaaccacacaaaaaaataaaataaaataaactctcGCGTTACATGTGAAATCTTGAGGATAATTTTCATTAACAAGCTTCACATGAAAGATAAAAGCAAGAGCATAAGAAATGCATCTTCCGAGCATATTCTGTTAGCCCGACGAATTTGATTGGCCTTGAGAAACTCCCGTGCAAATTGCATTTGTCCTCCACAGGGTTTTATTAGCATCAgccataataaaaaagatttgggTAGATTTGAGGGAGAGGAAGGGCCTATTCTTCACAGCAAAATCCATGTTCAAAATTGTAGCAGCTCACGAAAGCAACAATTTCTGTGGATAATAATAGCTCAAGTATTGAAGCTTAAAATTACTATAACAAAAGAATGTTGGCCAATTTTGTTGGCAAATAATGAATTCTATACTTCAAGCAGTAACAGTTTTTTTACTTCCAATACAAACCCTGTAAAAATCTGaagacataaaaatatataatgaccATATGAAACTGCAAACTACAGGTTGTATTCCTTCAAAAACCCGGAAGGGGTTTCACGGTGACCAACAATAACTCGATATCTTTCTTCCCGTTgcgaaaagaaaatatatgataGGTAGTGGAtcaatgagaaacaaatctaagCAATCACTACTTAACGAGGATTCGACAAAAATTTAGGCATCGTCTCCTTTCTGGCCGCCAGGCGTTCCAGCAAGCCAGCCCCACACACCACCTGATCCCTGCCTATGATTTGCATCTAAGGCCTGTTCAGAGGCAGCCTTCTGTCGTTGCAGGAGTTCAAGTTCTTTTTGCAGAGTCTCCATTGTTTGAAGCTTTTGTCGTAGTTCCGCAACATCAACCTGTTAGCTCAAGGAGTGATTAACTCGCATAAAACTATTTGATATGGAGAAAGAACTGGTGCTATTTTGGGAGATTTTGCTCATTACTATACCTGTACATAGGAGGCGGGTggagattttcattttttttctctttctttctttttgcagGGTGGGGAGAGGTGAGAGTAAAAGAAGCTAGAGGCTttcaattaacataaatcacCTTACTTCTTGTAGCAACGAGTTAGAATATTTTATCTGGAAAttcttcaatctatttttttctactttagtTGTGACAAACCAAACAGAGTTTCTTTTCCCTGATATGTAGACATAAGATCATAGTATCCGTATCTTCATTTCTAGGTTGGGTTATTGAACTAGTGACAATTTATGgctttaaccaaaaaataaaaataaacttcaaagTAGCCAGCATGCTAATATGAGAAATCAACAGAAAAAGATTGTTCTTCATGGAAGTTCCAAGCATCATCAAATAATTGCACCCGCTCAACAACCATGAATGggtaaaaagaatattaagagAAAGTAACTAGGAAATACCTCTAGTTTGAAACATCTTGACTGCTCAGCAGCAAGTTGACCACGTACAGATTGGAGCTCCTACGAtgccaataaaacaaaattaaagggaaTTTGATGGAAAGAAAGGGCATCTTATGAGCTAAAAGAAATTTGACAAGGGGAAAACTATCATAGGGTATATTTTGAGATAGCATGCACCTCTTGTACAACGTACATCAGAAGATGTGCTCAAAAGACAACTAAACCTGTATGTCAAGTGATTACCTTGTAAAGGTCAGTGTTACGAGTCTCGGCATCAGCTAACTCTTGCTTTAAATGGAGAGTCTGCAACTTCTCCTTGCTAAGTGAAGAATCCAGTTCTTCTCTCTCAGCCTTTAAAGTGGCTATAAGACTAGTTCCCTCACCTCTAGATTTCTGCATGGAATTCAAAATCTCAAGGGTGAATCCAAGACAACAATACAGCGAAAGAATGTGAATTTCTACATATTCTGTCCAGAAGGAACCCGTTTTGAAATTTTCCATACCCAGGACTCTCGGTCAATGTTATCCATAACAATTTCCCTGATTTTGCCTTCTTGCCCCACTTCCAACTCAGAGTCCACATCTCTGGTGGGGTTTGTGACATTATGGACAGCAGAAACACTGTCTGGCACAGGGGTCTCTGTTATTTTCGATTGCAAGGTTGATTTGTGGCTTGGTTTTAGAACATTGACCTGACAACAGAACAAAATCAGAAAGGGGAGAAGGAGCAAAGGAGGGTGAACCTACAAGAAAGTAAGTTAAAATTGGTACTAACTTCATTGCTGTAATGCCCATTATATCCTCCAAAAGATACAAGAACATCTTCACCATTATAAGAGCTCAAGACTAAACTCAAACCCTGCAATAAAAGACAGTCAGACTGATTCTAATATGGATTCCTGCAGAAAAAAATCAGACAGTCAAAGAAAACCAAGACTATCTTCAACAGCATGTCACCCTCTCTGTAGTTATGATGGAATTGATAAGACCAATTCTAGGCTAACTATGAATACTtgagaaagaaaacaacatcaaataataaaaatttacaataataatagtagctTGATAATTTCAAACTCGATTACAAAGGCAGAAATAAACTCAACAGTTTAGATGCATTTAAACCACATTCCTTCCCAGTTGCCTTAATTACATCACAGCACCGCGATATCTACAGCACTCAGGTACATATTCTTTGATTGGTCATAACAACTGAactgttgataatttataaatgcTGCTCCTTATTAAAACTCtattcagattaaaaaaatccagagcaaaaatgttaaaatttcaagatgcCTGGTCAAACTTTTGCACTCCACATAGATTTTGATAGTTGCAATAAAATTTACACAGCTCAAGGAATAGTACAACTTTCCAATAAAATTACGTGCGGCTTAATAAAGTTCACAATTATGTTAAGTATAATACCTCACTGGCAAGAGGAACACGCCCTTGAACAGAAGTTACGACAGACCAGACAAGTGTAGACATGTTCAGGACTGCAGTTTCAGAGACCCCTACACAAAGTTGACAGAAAGGAATATATGAGAAGTTTATGAAGCCGGAGaagaatttaaatcaaattaagaatcCTGCCtaattttttccaattaaaactATTTGACTAATTGAATGGAAAAACTCATTCTTACCGGAACCAATACATAGGTTGGTCACTTTAAGTCATTTTTCACTAAAATAAACAAGGAATTTCCAGGCAAAAatatttcccttttttctttctgtttgcaAGTTTACTTTGTTAGGTTTAATGGAAAATATAAATGGATTTTGTAGGTAATGCTAAATGCATAAGCTCCAAGTTGTAAAATATATACCAGACTTGTTGTCGCCACCACCAACGATAAACCAATTCTCACCAACTGTTACACCTGCATGTCCAGCCCGGGGAGTTGGTATCTCACCCTGTTGTGTGGGTCTAGTCCATTCCATCTAAAAATCCATGAACATGGAAGATATTACTAACAGTCCTATTGTGCaagaacaaaaaacattgaGATTAGTTATCTTACAGTTTGCAAATCAAGCACATGCAGATCATTGAAACAAGTAGCATGCGAGCCTCCACCAAAAATAAGAAGGTAACGCTCAGCATGTACTGCAGCTGCGTGATCAGATCTTGGAGAAGGAGGCACACCActgtaaaattgtaaaaataagtCAATCCTCGACCACAAATGCTCAAATCTCAGAAATTGGACATGAGCTAGAAACATGAGATATTGTCGTGGTCAGTAATGAAAATCATAAGTGGCTCAAAGTGGCATTGTATCTACGGGTGCTAAAATGGAGAGAATTcaaatttttcatatatagttCTTGATATCTTTGGAGGTAAGAAACAAACATCAAATTGCTCTAATTCCTGGCAAACTGAGAGATTGTCAATTAACAAACAGCTATTAAATCCTCCATATTCCACAACCATAAAAAATGACCAATAAGATAAATAGATAAACAAAGAGGCTAGCTTCTAAATTGCAAGAATTGATCTTACACGGCATCAATTTCATCCCAGGTCATGGTTTCTAGGTCAAGAATATGCAGATCATTCAAGAGAGATCTCTTTGCATCTTGTCCACCAAAAATCACTAAGCTTGTCCCAACAAGGGTGACTGATTGACCACCACGTGAGACCTGCAAtgcataaaatatataacagtTTATACATTGTATAAGTAATCGATATCATTAAAGAGTCAGGATGGAACACCATTGAGCACAAGCATTCCTTTCTTTGTGCTGGGACTCAGCAGACTCCTGCTTTGAATGTTAAATAATACAGTGATTAAGTACTTCTGTTTTGTAGGAAATGCAGTAGATgcgagagagagaaaagtacaTACCGGTCCTTTCCCATAAGTCTTTAAGGTTGACCAAGTACAAGATTGAAGATGAAATACCTTGactgtaaaagaaaataaatcaactatGAAAGCAATGTGGGTTTAAATCACAAAACCACattaatgataatatattatatactcTGGATAGTTTCAGAAGGATCCTTTGTATGTCCAGCAACTGATAGAAGCTTATTCTCCCATGGTATCTGCAGAAACAGAATATACATTGTCCTATTCATCAAAATGTGAGGATATCCAATACCACTGCACGCTTGTCTGCAGATAGATCAGCATGGATTTGCAAGAAACTTGATTTAGAAATTGCATGAAAGGAAATTTGGTTTTATACTAACCAAGGAATGGCCAGCACAGGGAGTTAATTTAGCTGGAGACTGTCCCTCCTGTGACTCATTCTCAACCTTAAAATTGACCTTTGACCAGGCCCAGCTTCTCAAATCCAGCACCTGCATTGTGCAACGAGTTTTGAGAAAGGATTGTAAAAAGTTACAATAACATAGCTGATAGCCATTTTCAACGGTTATCAATTAAacgtaaaagaaaaatacaaatatagtATACCATataagagacaaaaaaaaatagtttaaaaaacacaGGGCcatgaaatttgatatttagaaTGTtccagaaaaaaattgaattccacGTACAcagaaacaataaatattttcgGTATTAGTTCAGTTCCATTTTCCAAACTAACATTCCCATCTATGGTTTGCTTACATGAAGATCATTGAGATAGCGGCCATTGTGATTTCCCCCATATACATACATCTTATCTTGAACAATTGCTGCTCCATgctgaaaaataagaaagatttcATTCAGAAAATGATAGGAAAGCAGTgaaaataagaataaacaaaagaaaaaaaggaatgagtgcaattgaaattttaaaaggtAGTTGTACCTCATATCGGGCTTTTGGGGATTGGCCAGTTATTGAAGGTGCAATCCATTGATCATAGACAGCAACTGTACCGACATCTTCTGAGACAACATCTTTATCCTGTGTTTCTACAAGAGTCCCATTCTCAGTAGAAATGGTCTTTGTCTCTGGGAAAGAGTTCCCATTCTTGATGATAGGCTCATCTTTTGAGTAATGCTACAGCAAGCAATATTTAGTGAGTACAAGATTTGGggagaagaaattaatgagaaaaaatgCAGAACCAGGGGACAATTATCACATTCAAGGCCATGATGAGCATTGTCTCCTTCAGTTCTTTCTCTCTCCCATTTTGGATTTAAAGTagaattgaggaaaaagaaagtttCCTGAACAAACAAATGCAACTCACTTGAAACTAtcacacacatacacatacaAGCAAGAGATGCATGAACAAGCCTCTGCCTACAAACAAGACATAAGTGTACACTTTCATTGGATCTGTTCAAGTAAAAGTGTACTTAAGTGAGTGCAGAGGTGGAATTAGTTATGCAATTTGAAAGTTGTTGAGTGGAGGTGCTTGTGGTACATGATGACATTGAGGTAGCGGAGCAGCAGCAATAGATTATGGTGCAGGATGGCTTGGATAGAGGTAGGTGGTGGTACATAATGACAGCAGCTGTAATGATGCTTCAGATGGCTAGTTGGTTGTTGCATCAAcattttcctttcaaataaccaatttttttagGATGTTCAAAATTCCACTTATTTTATCCTTTGCTTCATTTCTGTTTCCTTAAAGAATCATTGATGACGCGTTCGAGGGACACAAATTAATTGCCAAGCAATACTTTATCATGCTAAACTTGAATTCGGAAACCTTAAATAGATCACCACTAAAGTCCTAAAAGGTGTCACTTATGTCATGTGACACTGGTATCGTATGCGAATTCCACAGAAATAATTCACATTGTGCAGCAAAGGCCATGCACACACCAAACTAAACAACAGATCCTTTGGGACTATTAACAAAGACATTAGTTCAGATATATACTTTGATATTATGTTACCAGCAAAAAACATCAATGTCACTAAAACCATATAGAAATAATTCATTGTTCGAAGATAAAATATGCAGCAtggaagaaatgaaaataaactcCACCCTGTAATTCTTAATGGACTCACATTCACATGTGTGTCTACAACAGACTCTGAGATTTCTGAAATAGAGTTAGATGCTCTATAGTACCAACTTGGATCATCTTCCTGCccaagagaataaaaaataataataattaactcaaCTTCAAAATCATTCATGAGACATGAACCTGAAATCCCATTGCAATTACCTCCAATATTTTCACAAAGAGACGCATTGCTTCTGTAGAGGCCATATTTCCAAGCCCCTGCCAGctgcacaaataaaaaattagaagagcGGTTCCATCCATTCATTTAAAcagatttattataataaaaagagaatacATAACTAGCAACTGAGTAATAAAATGAAGACAGTGCACTATCTATATCATCCAACGGCATTGCTTCTGGGATTCTGGAAGCTTCTTGcttgaaacaagaaaatgaaaagaaaccaATCTAGACACATATACAAACATgtatacacaaaacaaaacaaaccaaaacaatattGCCCGGTTCTCCATATCACATGTTTGCAACAAGCATATATACTATAATAGCATCCTACCCCGCATGGTGGATCAATCACATAGGAGTTCAGGAACTGAACACTATCCTCCTCATTATGCAATAAACCAAAAACGTTCCTCTACATTCCACCTAAGTTCTAAATCTATCCTGATCTCCACCAACACAGTCAGATTCTCCGTGTTACAAGTTGCTTTATCCTAACAAGTTTCATTCCCAATTTCTTCACATCATTTGCTCCAAGTTCACAAAACTTCATATTTCATCAATGATGCACCTATGCTGGATTAAATACATAGACAATCACATGAGAGAAGGatcgaaaagaaaaggtaaggcCGATGATAACCAAACAAACCTTTTCCATTTGCTTTGTTCCACAGCCTTCCAACTGCTAGGTTTCGGCACATTACACGGTCCAACTGTCGCCTGCAATCACattccaaagaaaaacaaattcactaACATATTTACACTGTCTCGATCCGCTTGACAGTCATAGTCATCATAAGAAAAATTGCAGTACAAAATTAGCATGGCAAAAATACAGTATCGACTTAAATCACCTTCAATAATTTCAAACTCACGCTAGATCCACCAAAATTACACACACAAAACGCACAACATCTCCAAAGACAGAAAAATTAGCACTAGAAAACTCATAAATCGCATAAAAACAAGTCAAGCACACAAATTATAATGCAAAATTGTGCctaacaattaataaaaataatagaaaatgaaattaaaattggcGCCAGAACAATGCAGCCACGAATCAGAGAGAATAATATGgtgaattcaattcaattagaAAGAAAGGCATTGGATCGGGGAATGGAAATGGAGAATTGGAGAGGGAACCTGTTGGTAGAGAGCGTAGAGGAGCAAAGCGGTGTCGTTTTGGAATTTAGAAGAGACGGTACTGGTGGAATTGTGAGATCCATCAAATCCAGCGTATGCTGCAGCTGCATAGAATCGCTCGGGGTATGCGGGGCCAGAGCTTGCCCTCGCCATCGCCATTTCTTACGATAATTACTCTCTGCGTGTGTGTGTTGttgtaaaatttgaatttattttgagtGAGATTGGAAGGGAATGAATGAATGAGAGAAATATTaagaaaggaggaaaaaaaaatgtttgggaTCGGTTTTGGAGGGGGAGTGCTTGTAGTCAgtgttttgaaacccggaccggcccggcgggttgaccTGGGCCTGagaccggtccgggtctaagCAAAAACCCGTTTGAGAGTTGGCCCggtgaaacccggtcgacccggagggtcgacccggaacccgggcgacccgggcaaacccggctgagacccgacctcctttttttatatatacaaagaCGTCAAACGACGAAGATGAACGATGCATAATTGTTGCAATTGCAAACAGAGATAAAACCTAATtaaggaaaaacaatttcaatcgtGAAGAGCAGAGGAGCAGAAGACTCTTGATCACTGTTTCAAATCTGCAAATAAAGTTAGattcttgtttctcttcacgaatcttcttctttcactctctcttttctttattctttgccttttttttaacttgcagTTCTTGATCTGGCATCAATTTGCAGTTCTTGATCTCTGCAACGATTCATTCACAGTTCACACCCACGGGTATgtttctctgttcttttcttGATCTCTGCCTCATTTTTCTTGATTCAACAAGCACGTTCTTTTCTTGATCTCTTTTCTTCGAATAAGGTTGATTTACTGACTAATTTGCTTGTGAATGATTCTAGCAGAATGTTTAACTGTTGATTGATGTCTATCATGGGAATTAACTTTTCACTCTTTCACTTGTTAATACTGATCTTGATTATGTGGTGAACGACAAGGTGCATGTCTCTTAATTTGGCTGTTAAGTATGCTGATGTTATTCACTCTGTTATCTTGCAGGTTAGTTTTGTCGATGGATTGTGTTATTTGGTTGTTtggtatttattgatttatttggtTCTGTAATTTTGTTTGATCTGTGATGCCAATAAAGGCTACTAGTTTTGACTATCTTGTGTATTTTTCTCTGATGCTGATTGATCAAAAGTTTGATTTATGTTGAATTCCAAATCCAAGTTTCTTAATCGCCAAAGAAGCTTTCGAGGTCTGTTTTCCGTTCCTTTgggtttttctttattataattccTTTTTGCTGCTCTTCTGTTTATGGGTTAAAACtgatttttgctatttttttttgggttttgtagaTATTCAGAGTGCCATTTCGAAAATAAATCCTGAGCTTTTAAAATCCGTGATTGCCTCTGGTTTTGCTGCCAACAAGACTACTCCGGAAAATGGCAATCAGTTCTCAAACAagtcatttgatttatgttgaattttctgATAAGATCTTTcgggtttgaattttttttt
This window of the Populus trichocarpa isolate Nisqually-1 chromosome 13, P.trichocarpa_v4.1, whole genome shotgun sequence genome carries:
- the LOC7481745 gene encoding acyl-CoA-binding domain-containing protein 4 — its product is MAMARASSGPAYPERFYAAAAYAGFDGSHNSTSTVSSKFQNDTALLLYALYQQATVGPCNVPKPSSWKAVEQSKWKSWQGLGNMASTEAMRLFVKILEEDDPSWYYRASNSISEISESVVDTHVNHYSKDEPIIKNGNSFPETKTISTENGTLVETQDKDVVSEDVGTVAVYDQWIAPSITGQSPKARYEHGAAIVQDKMYVYGGNHNGRYLNDLHVLDLRSWAWSKVNFKVENESQEGQSPAKLTPCAGHSLIPWENKLLSVAGHTKDPSETIQIKVFHLQSCTWSTLKTYGKGPVSRGGQSVTLVGTSLVIFGGQDAKRSLLNDLHILDLETMTWDEIDAVGVPPSPRSDHAAAVHAERYLLIFGGGSHATCFNDLHVLDLQTMEWTRPTQQGEIPTPRAGHAGVTVGENWFIVGGGDNKSGVSETAVLNMSTLVWSVVTSVQGRVPLASEGLSLVLSSYNGEDVLVSFGGYNGHYSNEVNVLKPSHKSTLQSKITETPVPDSVSAVHNVTNPTRDVDSELEVGQEGKIREIVMDNIDRESWKSRGEGTSLIATLKAEREELDSSLSKEKLQTLHLKQELADAETRNTDLYKELQSVRGQLAAEQSRCFKLEVDVAELRQKLQTMETLQKELELLQRQKAASEQALDANHRQGSGGVWGWLAGTPGGQKGDDA